In Longibacter salinarum, a single window of DNA contains:
- a CDS encoding TolC family protein: protein MSHPLTRIGVVLIASIALVLFSPVQAQPSTDGSVPSADSLRLSDLVQQAVSANPDLQAARLEAAARAEKVAQARSWPEPTVGATYFPRSIVTARGAQRSQWRVQQTLPVPGSRSLRGEVAELGADVVHRQTEALQQEVALNVRRAYYTLYRVQRQEQLIRRFQDDLRQAEDVALAQYEVGEEGQPAVLKAQIERERLQVRLESLDAARQRTVQTLARLTGNASLATDGAIYVQAPRRERVVSARVEDALAQRPEVAALQQSVKQAERKVDLVQREKWPDVTVGAQYFDIESTGLTPMMDGRDALALSVGVKIPLWRGAERAQVDEAVLQRRAAESRLDALALDVRTDLQRLEATLDRQERQLRILDATLIPRAETALEATLSAYRTGQSDFLDLLDAERTLFQLQLDRATIFSRLLTTQAEQDRVAGRTAVSDR, encoded by the coding sequence ATGTCCCACCCGTTGACCCGCATCGGTGTGGTGCTCATCGCGAGCATCGCCCTGGTTTTGTTCTCTCCTGTGCAGGCGCAACCTTCGACCGATGGTTCCGTGCCGTCCGCCGATTCATTGCGCCTCTCTGATCTCGTTCAGCAGGCCGTGTCGGCCAACCCTGATTTGCAGGCGGCCCGTCTCGAAGCCGCCGCGCGAGCGGAGAAGGTCGCTCAGGCCCGGTCGTGGCCCGAGCCTACCGTCGGAGCCACGTATTTCCCACGCTCGATTGTGACCGCACGCGGGGCTCAGCGCTCGCAGTGGCGCGTCCAGCAGACGCTTCCCGTCCCGGGGTCTCGGTCGCTTCGCGGCGAAGTTGCCGAGCTCGGCGCGGACGTGGTCCATCGCCAGACGGAGGCGTTGCAGCAGGAGGTTGCACTGAACGTGCGTCGCGCCTACTACACGCTGTATCGCGTGCAGCGGCAGGAGCAGCTCATCCGCCGCTTTCAGGACGACCTCCGACAGGCCGAGGACGTCGCTCTCGCGCAGTACGAGGTGGGAGAGGAGGGACAACCGGCCGTCCTGAAGGCGCAGATCGAGCGTGAACGTCTCCAGGTGCGGCTTGAATCGCTCGACGCCGCTCGTCAGCGGACGGTCCAGACCCTTGCACGCCTTACCGGAAACGCGTCCCTGGCGACCGACGGAGCCATCTACGTGCAGGCGCCGCGCCGCGAACGGGTCGTCTCTGCACGGGTGGAGGACGCGCTCGCTCAGCGACCCGAAGTTGCAGCGCTTCAGCAGAGCGTGAAGCAGGCCGAGCGGAAAGTCGACCTGGTGCAGCGCGAGAAGTGGCCCGATGTGACGGTGGGCGCGCAGTACTTCGATATCGAAAGTACGGGTCTGACACCGATGATGGACGGACGCGATGCGCTTGCTCTCTCCGTCGGGGTCAAAATTCCGCTCTGGCGTGGGGCCGAGCGGGCACAGGTCGATGAGGCCGTGCTCCAGCGCCGGGCCGCGGAGTCTCGCCTCGATGCGCTCGCGCTGGACGTCCGTACGGATCTGCAACGTCTCGAAGCCACCCTCGATCGCCAGGAACGACAGCTCCGCATTCTGGACGCGACCCTCATTCCTCGGGCTGAAACCGCCCTCGAAGCAACGCTCAGCGCGTATCGAACCGGCCAGAGTGATTTCCTCGATCTCCTGGACGCCGAGCGCACGCTGTTCCAGTTGCAACTCGATCGCGCCACCATCTTCTCTCGACTCCTGACCACTCAGGCCGAACAGGACCGGGTCGCCGGTCGGACAGCCGTGTCCGATCGCTGA